A section of the Roseovarius sp. W115 genome encodes:
- a CDS encoding SDR family oxidoreductase has protein sequence MRLEGKTAIVTGGASGFGEGIVRKFLAEGAQVMIADINATAALTLANELGASACPVDVSDGASMQALAQAADKTFGAPDIIVNNAGITHLPQAAEYVTEEDFDRVFAVNCKSVYLAARTFVPAMKERGSGAILNVASTAGVSPRPKLNWYNASKGWMITATRALAVELAPSGIRVNALNPVAGETPLLASFMGEDTPEMREKFLSTIPLGRFSTPQDMGNAAAFLCSDEASMITGVCMEVDGGRCI, from the coding sequence ATGCGACTGGAGGGCAAAACGGCAATCGTCACAGGCGGAGCCAGTGGGTTCGGTGAGGGCATCGTACGCAAGTTTTTGGCCGAAGGCGCGCAGGTGATGATAGCTGATATCAACGCGACAGCAGCGCTGACTCTGGCCAATGAGTTGGGCGCATCCGCTTGTCCAGTGGACGTCTCGGATGGGGCCAGCATGCAGGCCTTGGCGCAGGCCGCTGACAAGACGTTTGGTGCGCCCGATATTATCGTCAACAACGCCGGTATCACGCATCTGCCGCAAGCGGCCGAGTATGTCACCGAAGAAGATTTTGACAGGGTATTCGCAGTCAATTGCAAGTCCGTTTATCTGGCCGCACGCACCTTTGTCCCCGCAATGAAAGAGCGCGGCTCTGGCGCAATACTCAATGTCGCTTCAACGGCTGGAGTCAGCCCTCGTCCCAAGCTCAACTGGTACAATGCCTCAAAGGGTTGGATGATCACCGCCACGCGCGCATTGGCTGTTGAACTCGCACCGTCGGGTATACGCGTGAACGCGCTCAACCCCGTGGCCGGGGAAACGCCGCTGCTGGCGAGTTTCATGGGGGAAGACACGCCCGAGATGCGTGAAAAGTTCCTGTCGACCATTCCTCTGGGCCGCTTTTCAACACCACAAGACATGGGCAATGCAGCCGCCTTCCTTTGCAGTGATGAAGCGAGTATGATTACGGGTGTTTGCATGGAAGTTGACGGTGGGCGGTGTATTTGA
- a CDS encoding cysteine hydrolase family protein, which produces MIPKFGSETALLLIDVQKGVNALTHWGGPTGRRNNPDAEAEMARLLETWRTAGLPVMFTQHDSREAASPLKLSLQTGEMIDGFEPRDSDIVIQKDVNSGFVGTNLELRMRQLGVSRLVIVGFFTNFCVETTTRMSGNMGYDTYLVPDACATTNRVGPDGMDYDPDLVHAMSVASLHGEFCTAITPDQAIALTKADAPDLERAQGNE; this is translated from the coding sequence ATGATTCCGAAGTTTGGTTCCGAAACCGCTCTATTGCTTATTGACGTGCAAAAAGGCGTCAATGCTCTGACCCATTGGGGAGGCCCAACAGGGCGACGCAACAATCCAGATGCTGAGGCCGAAATGGCACGGCTGCTGGAGACCTGGCGCACAGCGGGCCTGCCGGTGATGTTCACGCAGCACGACTCGCGCGAGGCGGCTTCGCCTTTGAAACTCTCTTTGCAAACAGGCGAGATGATAGATGGGTTTGAGCCGCGCGATAGCGACATCGTCATCCAAAAGGACGTGAACTCAGGATTTGTTGGCACTAACCTTGAGTTGCGCATGCGCCAGCTTGGCGTGTCACGTCTGGTGATCGTCGGGTTTTTTACCAATTTCTGCGTCGAAACCACAACGCGAATGTCCGGAAACATGGGGTATGACACCTATCTGGTGCCCGATGCTTGCGCGACGACGAACCGCGTGGGGCCAGATGGCATGGATTATGACCCGGATCTGGTGCATGCCATGTCTGTCGCGTCGCTCCACGGCGAATTCTGCACGGCAATCACCCCGGATCAGGCGATTGCTCTGACCAAGGCTGACGCCCCGGATTTAGAGCGCGCGCAAGGCAACGAGTAG
- a CDS encoding winged helix-turn-helix domain-containing protein, which produces MTAALQIDNRTARQLWLHANDLADNPSGPVDVMRIIRRLGFLQIDTIRNVTRAHHHILWSRNRNYREKQLWPLLRKRQLFEHFTHDASLIPIEVLPFWQRQFRRLGDKVANSDWYQSGLGQNEIRRIRDRIAQEGPLSTHAFDTKAESRDMWARPPHKKALDQMWYAGELATCHRENFVKFYDLGERVFPPDLCQCAGEDLSGTWLCDQALDRLGMATTGEVQRFWEAMNAREAKQWSERRNLVPLEVQGADGSWRAMWGADDIENRLAEAGKISSHLRLLNPFDPAIRDRNRLERLFGFDYRNEMFVPKDKRRWGYYVYPLLEGARFVGRLELKANRDQGWMRVTGFWPEPRVKWTASRLGKLERELSRFARLAGISDVDWEVPRPV; this is translated from the coding sequence GTGACGGCCGCCCTACAAATCGACAATCGGACGGCACGGCAGCTTTGGCTCCATGCAAATGATCTGGCGGACAACCCCAGCGGGCCTGTGGATGTCATGCGCATCATCCGTCGCCTGGGTTTCCTGCAGATTGACACGATCCGGAATGTAACGCGCGCGCATCACCATATCCTGTGGTCCCGCAACCGCAATTACCGGGAAAAACAACTATGGCCTCTTTTGCGCAAGCGGCAGTTGTTTGAGCATTTCACCCATGACGCTTCGCTGATCCCGATAGAGGTGTTGCCCTTCTGGCAGCGTCAGTTCCGGCGGCTCGGGGACAAAGTGGCCAACAGTGACTGGTATCAGTCCGGGCTGGGACAGAATGAAATTCGCCGCATTCGCGACCGCATTGCTCAGGAGGGGCCGCTCTCGACCCATGCGTTTGATACCAAAGCCGAAAGCCGGGACATGTGGGCGCGCCCGCCGCACAAAAAGGCCCTGGATCAGATGTGGTATGCCGGAGAACTGGCCACCTGTCACCGCGAAAACTTTGTAAAATTCTATGACCTTGGAGAGAGGGTCTTCCCGCCCGATTTATGTCAGTGTGCAGGAGAGGATCTGTCTGGCACCTGGCTTTGCGATCAGGCCTTGGATCGGCTTGGTATGGCAACGACAGGAGAGGTCCAGCGCTTTTGGGAGGCCATGAACGCGCGTGAGGCCAAGCAGTGGTCGGAACGGCGCAACCTTGTCCCGTTGGAGGTGCAGGGCGCCGATGGAAGCTGGCGTGCGATGTGGGGCGCGGATGACATCGAAAACCGTTTGGCAGAGGCCGGGAAGATCTCTTCTCATCTGCGCTTGCTCAACCCTTTTGACCCCGCCATCCGCGATCGCAACCGGTTGGAGCGGCTCTTTGGCTTTGACTATCGCAACGAGATGTTTGTGCCAAAGGACAAGCGGCGCTGGGGCTACTATGTCTATCCCTTGCTCGAGGGCGCGCGTTTCGTAGGGCGTTTGGAGCTGAAGGCGAACCGTGATCAGGGCTGGATGCGCGTGACCGGGTTTTGGCCTGAACCACGCGTCAAGTGGACAGCGTCACGGCTGGGCAAACTTGAACGGGAACTGTCGCGATTTGCTCGACTGGCCGGTATCTCGGATGTGGATTGGGAAGTGCCGCGCCCGGTGTGA
- the panB gene encoding 3-methyl-2-oxobutanoate hydroxymethyltransferase, giving the protein MSATAQKSAPMPDDIRAMKGGTPIVSLTAYTTPMAELMDAHCDFVLVGDSVGMVLHGLPSTLGVTLEMMILHGQAVARGLKTAMMVVDMPFGSYEESPAQAFRNAARLMAETGAGAVKLEGGVAMAETIRFLVDRGVPVMAHIGLTPQSINTLGGYKVQGRDEGAEQVLADARAVAEAGAFSVVLEKLPASLSDKVTAEIPIPTIGIGASAGCDGQILVHYDMLGLFTRFKPKFVKRYAHLGDDAEKAIAAYADEVRARAFPAEEHIFADTAPNKGKAK; this is encoded by the coding sequence ATGAGCGCTACTGCCCAAAAATCCGCCCCGATGCCGGACGATATCCGCGCGATGAAGGGCGGCACACCGATCGTATCGTTGACAGCTTACACAACGCCAATGGCCGAACTGATGGACGCGCATTGCGACTTTGTGCTTGTGGGCGACAGCGTGGGCATGGTGCTACACGGCTTGCCGAGCACTCTGGGTGTCACGTTGGAGATGATGATACTTCACGGGCAAGCCGTGGCGCGTGGCCTGAAAACCGCCATGATGGTGGTTGATATGCCGTTTGGTTCCTACGAGGAAAGCCCGGCTCAGGCGTTTCGCAATGCCGCGCGTCTCATGGCAGAAACCGGTGCTGGTGCAGTCAAGCTTGAGGGTGGCGTGGCGATGGCCGAGACGATCCGCTTTCTGGTGGATCGCGGTGTGCCGGTGATGGCGCATATTGGCTTGACCCCTCAATCCATCAATACATTGGGCGGCTACAAAGTGCAGGGCCGCGACGAGGGTGCCGAACAGGTCCTTGCCGATGCGCGCGCCGTGGCCGAGGCCGGGGCCTTCTCGGTCGTGCTGGAAAAGCTGCCAGCCTCTTTGTCGGATAAAGTGACCGCTGAGATCCCCATCCCCACCATCGGCATCGGCGCGTCCGCCGGATGCGACGGTCAAATCCTGGTCCATTATGACATGTTGGGCCTCTTTACCCGGTTCAAACCAAAATTCGTCAAACGCTATGCTCACCTGGGCGATGACGCGGAGAAAGCCATTGCCGCCTATGCCGATGAGGTTCGCGCGCGTGCCTTCCCGGCCGAAGAACACATCTTTGCCGATACCGCCCCGAACAAAGGCAAAGCCAAATGA
- the panC gene encoding pantoate--beta-alanine ligase encodes MTAPILRDLPSLRAMSHDWHMAGESIGVVPTMGALHDGHLSLVAAAKKVCDRVIVTIFVNPKQFNNPDDLKNYPRTEEDDARKLERFEVDALWVPDGDQMYPQEFATTVSVAGLTDVMDGAYRPGHFDGVATVVTKLFTQTAATDAFFGEKDFQQLLVVRRMAADLDLPITVHGCPTIRDIDGLALSSRNLLLSDRARTLAPRLFEELEGIAEGLKAGHIFASLQDGAKDRLLKTGFTEIDYIDLRAQSDLALVTDTSQPARLFAAAYLAGVRLIDNIAV; translated from the coding sequence ATGACAGCTCCGATTTTGCGCGACCTGCCGAGTCTTCGGGCGATGAGCCATGACTGGCATATGGCAGGTGAAAGCATCGGTGTTGTCCCGACCATGGGGGCCCTGCATGACGGTCACCTGTCGCTTGTGGCCGCGGCAAAGAAGGTCTGTGACCGGGTGATTGTCACGATCTTTGTGAACCCCAAGCAGTTTAACAACCCCGACGACCTCAAGAACTATCCGCGCACCGAGGAAGATGATGCGCGCAAGCTTGAGCGTTTCGAGGTTGATGCGCTTTGGGTGCCGGATGGTGATCAGATGTACCCTCAAGAGTTTGCCACGACTGTCTCGGTGGCGGGCCTCACAGACGTGATGGACGGGGCCTATCGCCCGGGCCATTTCGACGGTGTGGCCACGGTCGTGACGAAGCTTTTCACGCAAACCGCCGCGACAGACGCTTTCTTTGGCGAAAAAGATTTTCAACAGCTTCTCGTCGTGCGCCGCATGGCCGCTGACCTTGACCTGCCCATCACCGTGCATGGCTGTCCGACAATCCGCGACATCGACGGTCTGGCACTCAGTTCGCGTAACCTGCTTCTCAGCGACCGTGCCCGCACTCTGGCTCCGCGTCTTTTCGAAGAGCTCGAGGGCATTGCCGAAGGCCTTAAAGCCGGACACATCTTTGCCAGTTTACAAGACGGCGCCAAAGACAGGCTTTTGAAAACCGGCTTCACCGAGATTGACTATATTGATTTGCGCGCTCAGAGCGATTTGGCGCTGGTCACCGATACGTCACAGCCTGCGCGCCTCTTTGCTGCTGCCTATCTTGCAGGGGTGCGCCTCATCGACAATATCGCGGTCTGA